AACCCATCATCTGCGACAGTGGCATCAAAATCAAACTCAAGCCCCTTGTCTTTAAGAGCTTCATTAATCTTGTCCTGAATGTCACTCGCAGTATCTGTGTCATAAACAGTAAATTTAATTGCCTCATCATTAACATGGTAGGTATGTACAGTCCCTGCTGGCGTACCGGTAATGGCAAGACCGGTATAGTTAGTCGCCACAGGTCCTAAATAGTTGCTGTATGACAAGTCAAAAGTAGTATCCTGCCCTGTATCTGAAACAGGAATATCCATAAAACCTAATGAGTTATAGTCTGAACCTGTGACACTGAGCTTCACCCCGCTGCCTGCCTTGTTTGTCATAAACATAAGTTTGTCGCCATCGTTGACAGCAGTTATTTCCCCGCCAAGCCCCTGATTATCAAGCATTCTGTTGACATTATATACAACATCATCCATATCGCTGTAGCCTTTCTGGTCAAGCGTTATGCTGTAATCTTTACCTGCATAATTAATGGAAAGAGTGCGCTGCTCTGCTGTTGTATTTGTCATATCCAGGTCAACATTCTTAGGGCTTGCCACTCTGGCTGTACCTATTCTGTAACCGTTATGGTCTGTTCCCGTAAAGCTTATGGAGTCGGAAGAACTTACATTTGCTCCGTCTATTTTAGAAAATTTTGTAGTCTCTGAAATTGTAAGACCGTTCGAGGTATTAGGCATCGTTCCTAATATTGTTCTGAAGGTCTCCATAAAGATATCCTCACCGGAAATATTAATCTGAACATTCTGATTATCTCCGATTTTGGAATTAATTGCCCCGTCATCTCCGACATATTCCACATCGTCTCCGGGTGTATAGTATAAAGACATTGTGAGAGAATCTCCTTCCCCCATATCGTCAGGGAGTTTAATGCTCACCCCCCGCCCGGTACTGATAACTTGCCCGGCCTGAAAACCGGTTACAAGCGTATCTGTTGTAAGGTTCCCGTTTTCAGTGGACTCATCACTGCCGTTGCTGTCCAGAAGTACCTGTTTATTGTTTGCATCCATCATAGTAACACGCACAACGCCGCCAACAACAGTCGCCTTGACAGTATAAGACCCTTTTGCAAGGTCGGGCATATCGGAATACAGTCTGGAACTGAACGCTTCACCGTCATCCATACTGGAAACAACAGAAGTCACCTGCCTGTCGCCGGAAGTGAAGGGTGCTTCTTCTGTCTCGTAGCCGCCGAAGATATACCGATCCAGATATTTTGAATTAGCAAGGTCGAGAAGTTCTTCATAGATATTCATAACCTCCCCTGCGAGAGCTTTACGGCTGTCTGCATCCTGCGAATCATTCTTACCAGCAACCGCAAGTTCATCCTTCGCCCTTGAAAGTATGCTGGAGGCTGTCTGAAGTATAGAATCTTCATTTTTCAGCCATATTAGAGCATTGTTAGCATTACGGTTATACTGAGTTGCATCATCTATCGTACGCTGCATGTTAAAAGCTGTAAGGTAGTTAGTGGGATCATCTTCCGGATTAAGGAGGTTTCGCCCTGCTGTTACCTGTTCGCTTGATCTGACCAGAGTGTTCAGGGAAGAGTTAACACCGTGAAGATATTTCATTGTCATAAAGTTATAAGTTATTCTCATGTCACCTTCTCCTTACTAGCGTCCGCCTGTGCCAAGGCTATTTACGAGTTTTTCCAGCATTTCATCAACAACAGTAATAAATCTTGAGCTTGCTTCAAACGCCCGCTGAAATTTCATAAGGTTTGTCATCTCTTCGTCCATAGACACACCCTTTACTTCTTCCAGTTTGAGCTCAAGCTCAGACATTGCCTGAGTTTTGGTTGTAACATATATGTCAACCGTGGCTTTATCACTGCCTATGGACGCTGCAAAATATGCATAAAACTCATCCACAGTAACGTCCATACTTGTCATGATATTAGTGTCTTTAAGATCAGCTATCGCAGCAGCATTCTGGTTATCTCCGGCAGCACCTGTCTGTGAAGTTGCGATGTAGCTGTTATTGGACATGATTATATCTGAAACCGCGATCGTAGAAGCATCACTACCAGCAAAAAAGCCGTAAGTTCCGGATGCTACCAGAAAGTTTGATGTATCTTCTGCAAATGTAAAATCATATCCAGAACCGGAAGTAAATTTTATTGTATTCCCGCTGGACATAGAAGCCTGAATCATCCCGCCATTCGGATTGCCGTCTGCTGCTGATATCTTGGCAATAACCGAGTTAAGATTATCTTTTGCCGGATCTATTACAATATCAAGATCCTCAACTTTATTGCCCTCTGTGTCATATATACTTATACGCAGCGTTCCTGCCTGTATCTCTATAGGAAATGCGCCTGCTGGTTCGCTGAATGTATACGTAGGGTTTGTTACCCCGTTCGACGAAGATATCTGAGTCAGGCGGTTTGTTCCCTGTCCCAGAGAGTGGATTTTATTTGTTTCAGTAATCATAACATTGGCGAGTTCATCAAGCTGGTCCTGATATCCCTGTATCAATTCATCACGAACATAAAGCTCGCCTGCGATCTCTCCTGATGTGAAGGCATTGGTTATGTCAACCAGCTTATTGCTCTGCCCTTCTGTCCCCCAGAAGATGCTCACATCGTCACTGTCTTCATCTGCCTGTTCTGCTTTCAGCTCAAAGCGTGTTGCTTCATCCACAATAGCATTACCGCCGATATAGACTGCTACCTGCCCGTTTGACCTTTCAGTAACGCTCATATTGGATATCTCTGCAAGCCTGTTCAGAAGCACCTGCCTCTGGTCTCTGAAATCGTTTGCAGTATCCCCTCCTGATTCAATCCTTGCTATCTCTTTATTCAGATATGCAATATTCTCTGATATATTGTTTATCTCGTTAACATAGTCGCTTACCAGAAGATTGCTTTCGTTTTTGATTTCTTCAAGCGAAGCATAGCTCGCCTGAATCTTGTCAGCCAGAACAGATGCAGACTCCACAAGAGTAGCCCTTTTGATAAGAGCCTCATCAGATTCATCTGGTGCAGTGTTTGCAAGATCGCCCCATGCATCAAAATAGTTTTGCATCGCCTCGCCAAGACCAGAGCCGTCTTCAAGCTCATTAAAATATATTGTCACTTTTGAAAGAGCAGACTGAAGCGTTTCGTAGTATGCAAGATCGGAACTCTCGTTCCTGATAGACGATGCCAGCATATCATCATAAATACGCTCAACGGTTTCCACACTGACTCCACGTCCGAAAACACCTTGGGAATTCTTTTCGGGGTTAGCAGTCTCGAGTACCACACGTTGACGTGAGTACCCTTCAGTATTGACATTCGATATGTTATTACCGGTTACGTCGATCCCCGCCTGTGAGGCAAAAAGACCGGAAACACCGGTAGAAAAAATGTGCATTAAATTCGACATAAGCTGCCTCCGGCACTAACTGTAATTACTACCCTGTTTTGCTGATAGTTGATGTTTTCCCTTTACCGTATCCTTTATTAATACCGTACGTATTCTTTCCGGCCAGACCAAGCCTGCCGAAAACGCCTTCTATAAGTGACATATTTGTTTTGTAGAGTATTTTAAGAGAGTCGTTCAGACGGGCAACTTCCTTCACAACAGTAATAAGCTTCAGGCGTATTTCTGTAAGCTCAGAATGGTACTCACCTGCGAATTCTTCAGGGACATCCTGAACACGGAGTTTCTCAACACCAAGCTCTTTTTCGATTTTTTTAAGACCTGTCCTGAAAGCTTCATCAAGAATTTTCTCTTTATAAGCAAGAGTATCTTTCTTTTTTACAAGCTCAATAGTCTTATTCGCGTCCCAGGTGACAACACATTCTGTTTCGCATTCGAGAATATGCTTCATCTCCTGATAGAGTTTTTCCTGTGATTTGAGTATATCAATAAGATCTTTAACAAGTTCCATCTCATCCCTCCGAGTATTTCGGCAGTTATGAGGAGCGGTTTGTCAAATAAGGAAGGGTGTGAGTGTCAGTTAAAAAAGATCATCTACAGCAGTCTGAACGAGTTTTTCGGCAATATCTCTGCCTGACACGTTATACTGACCGCTTTCAATCTTAGCCTTGAGCTCTTGAACAAGCTCAGTTCTGACCTCTGGTGAACTCTTGACAGCTTCTGTGATACTGGCTGCGTTTTTCGCGCTGTTTGAGAGAGATACACTGTCCCCACCGTTGCTTTCAGACGCAGAAGGAGATTTAGCCCCCTTCTTTTTGCTGGCTGCGGTATCGTTCAGTTTGTTCATGTCTAGTTGTTTGAACTTATCATCAATTCTCATCAGTGCCTCCGGTACATCCAGATAATCGGCGAGATCCTAAAAAACTTTAGCAGTTTTTACCTGGTTGTTCCAGCGAAAAAGCTGTCTTTTCCTTATTGCATTATGCTCTCATAATTTTTCATTAATAGTAGAAGCAACATTTGTGCCATTCAATTCCCGCTGTAATTCAAGGAATTGCTGTGAATTCACAGCACTGTTTTTTCCTGTCGGGAAATTATTTCCATTGTTTGCGTGGAGGTTTTTGCTCATAGACTCATAAAGCATCTTTGAAAGCCCCAGACCTTCGCCCTCAGAGGATTCTTTCGCTACTTCGGCATCGAGCATCTCCGTAAATATTTCTTCGCCTGTGCTCTTCTTAACAAGACCGCCGTCCTGAATTGTTTCTCTCATACTGGAAAAGACTTTAGCCATGAAAAGAGCCTCGAATTCTTCACAGGATTTTTTAAGTTTCTTATCCTGATCTTTTGTATAGTTAAGGTCAGAGCTTAAGGCTTCTATATACATCACATCACCTGAAGTTCGCCGTGCAGAGCACCGGCAGATTTTATAGCCTGAAGGATAGAGATAAGGTCTCTGGGGGTAACACCTATGGAGTTCAGCGCCTTCACAAGATCGCTGATACTTACCCCTTCCGGTACAACCATCAGATTAGCATTCTCTTCCTGAACATTAATCTCTGTATTCTGTGTCTCTCCACCGCCATCACCTAAAAAGTCAGGCTCCCTGATCTCTACAGTGGAATTAATGCTGATAGTAAGATTACCGTGAGAAACAGCCACAGTGTTCAGCCTTACATCGGCTCCCATGACAATCGTTCCTGTTCTCTCGTCCACAACTACCCTTGCGAGGTTTGTAGGCTCTATCTGAGCACTGAGTACATTGTCCAGATATACATAAAAATTACTTTTATAATTATCAGGTACAGAAATTTCCAGCGTGGATGGTGAGGTTATCTGAGCCACCTGAAGTCCGACCATCTTGTTAACTGCTTCTTTCGCTTTTACAAGGTCGGTGAGGTTTCTCTGTTTAAAAGTGAGTACAATCTCACTCTCATCCATAACAAAAGGGATTTCCTGTTCAACTATCCCCCCGTTTGGGATCATACCAACTGTAGGATGATTTTTGATTGTACCCGTTCCGCCGGCCGAAACGTTCATACCGCCCACAGATATAGGTCCCTGTGCAACAGCGTAAACCTGCCCGTTCGCAGCAGAAAGAGGTGTCATCAGCAGCGTGCCGCCCTCTAAGCTCTTTGCGTCACCAACAGACGACACAACAACATCAACCATAGTCCCTGAACGGGAATAAGGCGGAAGCTTTGCAGTGACCATAACGGCAGCAACGTTTTTCACGCTGACGTCATCTTTACTTACAGTTATCCCCATACGCTCCATCATATTCACAAGGGACTGAATGGTGAAATCTGTACCGCTTTTATCACCGGTACCGTTAAGTCCCACCACAAGCCCATAGCCGATAAGCTGGTTGTCCCTGATCCCTTCGACATTGGATATGTCTCTTATTTTAACCATGGCAAACGAAGCATTTGCCAGAAGTATAAGCATTAGTGTTATTACTGTCCTTTTCATCTTCATTACCCCTGTAAGCCTAGAACGGCATGATCCAGTTAAAAAGTGTCATCAGCCAGCCCGGCTTGTTAGAATCAGAAAGCATCCCCTGACCGCTGTAAGCAATTTTCGCATCAGCGATGGATGTTGAAGAAACTGTATTGGAAGCATCGAGATCTTTCTGTCTGACTATCCCGCTGAGAGTGATTGTCTGTTTCTCATTATCTACTATAAGTTCTCTGTGCCCTTCTATCACAAGGTTACCGGAAGGAAGAACATCAGTAACTCTGGCTGCTATTGTACCCTGAATAGTATCTGCTTTTGTTTTTGAACCATTCCCTGCAAAAGAACTTGAAGAATCCAGAGAATTATTAAGATCAAGAGCATTCCCTGTCCCCAGCAAATTAGTAACACCAAGGTTAGCAGGAAGTCCCATAAGGTTTGTTAAAGTTGATGAAGCACTCTGGCTTTTTGACGTCGAGGTTGAGTTAGAATTGCTCGCAGATGTGCTCTCTACGATATTTATGATTATAATGTCGCCCACATGACGCCCTTTATAATCAAGAAACAGGCTGCCTTTCGCAGATGCCTCCATCCATAGTGAAGGGCTGGGCTTTCTGGCTTCCTGCTGTTTCTTATATTCCTCCAGCTCTTTCTGATAACTATTTTTGAGTGCGTCATTATTAAAATCAGGCTTTTTCGCACATCCAGTAAAAACAAGCGCCGTAGCTATCATCATAAGTAGGATTCTGACTTTCATCTTGCCTCTCCGGTATTTTTTTCAATTACCAGATTAAATAACAAGAAGTATGCCAAATGTAGCGATTATATGTAGAATAAAAAAAGGAAAAGGATTACTGAGCGTTTACAACGACTTTGCGACCTTGTTCATATCTTCCGCGTACTATCTTACCGCTGGCGGTATTCTTCACCCGGACATTTTTTCCGATATACGCATCTTCCTGCAATTCTCCGGAAGTAGTCACATTAAGAGCTCCGGAGCGGTAAACTAGCAAAACCGTTGTCCCTTCAAAGGCATCCGGCTTCATCATAACATCACCAAGAGTCAGTGGTCTGCCGCTTGAAAGATTCTTTGTGGCAATCATCCCCGAAGGATCTTTTACAGGTTCGCCATGCACCCTTGAAAGTTCATAGCGTTCTTTCTGAACCCTGCCGGAGACGTCTTCACCTTTTCTTATAGAGCTGCTCGTGACGTATATGTCCTGAAACGCCTTGAGATTGATAGTATAGTTGTACCTGCGTACACCGTTATCTATAGAAACGGAGACATTGCCGAACCTGCCTTTAGGCATGTCAATATTGTACCCGTCTTTTTCAGAATAATAAAAATCACGCCCCATACGTATGCTTCCGATCTCAATGTCCATACTGCCGTACATGACAGACAATAAATCCTGAACATCACTCTTGAATCTATCTTCGGTAAGCAAAGTTCCCTTCCTGCGGAATGTCACCTCACCGGGCTGCGCGCCGACAATATCGTGTTTATTAATAATATACATCGACATCTGCCGGTTAATTGTGCGTTCCTCGCCATAGTCCAGACCGCAATATATATCGTCTTTTATTCCTATCCCCGGAAAGATATCTTCCAGCATTATGCATTCAGAATCTATAACGATTACATCATTTGCAGACACCGAAAGCACAGTACACACAAATATCAATCCCATGAGCAGGGGTTTAAGCATTATTACCTCTTAAGGTTATTCACTATCTGAAGCATTTCGTCTCCGGTCTGCACTGCTTTAGAGTTTATCTCATAAGCTCGCTGTCCGGTAATCATGTTTACCATTTCATCTACCACACTGACGTTAGACATTTCAAGTGTGTTTTGAGTAATAGACCCGTAACCGTCCTCGCTGGGCACTCCCGCAACAGCGTTACCGCTTGCTCCGGTTGGCATAAAAAGATTTTTACCGATGGCCTTCAGCCCCGCCGGATTGATAAAGCGTGACAGCTCTATCTGCCCTATCTCCTGCGCTTCTTCCTCACCCGCCAGAGTAACACTTATCGTCCCGTCTTCACCAAAAGCGATATCAGTTACGTCATCCGGGACAGTGACCGCAGGTTCCAGATAGTACCCGTTGGAGTTTACAAGGTTACCGTCGGCATCAGTTTTGAGAGAACCGTTTCTGGTATATGCAATTTCGCCGCTTGGCAGGGTAAACTGAAAATAGCCGTCCCCCTCGACTGCGATATCAAGGCTGACTCCGGTATACTGAAAACTACCCTGAGTATGCACTTTTTCTATAGCCGCAACTTTGGAACCAAGCCCGACCTGTATCCCCGTGGGGTGTGTCATCCCTGCTGCGGATATAGCCCCCGCAGGTTTCAATTCCTGATATATCAGGTCTTCGAAATGCGCACGGCTCTTCTTGTATCCGATGTTGTTAACATTTGCAAGGTTGTTGGAAATAGTATCAATATTTGTCTGTTGTGCGGTCATACCTGTTGCCGCTGTCCATAGGGTACGAAACATATGCCCCCTCCTTA
This window of the Denitrovibrio acetiphilus DSM 12809 genome carries:
- a CDS encoding flagellar basal body P-ring protein FlgI, which produces MKRTVITLMLILLANASFAMVKIRDISNVEGIRDNQLIGYGLVVGLNGTGDKSGTDFTIQSLVNMMERMGITVSKDDVSVKNVAAVMVTAKLPPYSRSGTMVDVVVSSVGDAKSLEGGTLLMTPLSAANGQVYAVAQGPISVGGMNVSAGGTGTIKNHPTVGMIPNGGIVEQEIPFVMDESEIVLTFKQRNLTDLVKAKEAVNKMVGLQVAQITSPSTLEISVPDNYKSNFYVYLDNVLSAQIEPTNLARVVVDERTGTIVMGADVRLNTVAVSHGNLTISINSTVEIREPDFLGDGGGETQNTEINVQEENANLMVVPEGVSISDLVKALNSIGVTPRDLISILQAIKSAGALHGELQVM
- the flgK gene encoding flagellar hook-associated protein FlgK produces the protein MSNLMHIFSTGVSGLFASQAGIDVTGNNISNVNTEGYSRQRVVLETANPEKNSQGVFGRGVSVETVERIYDDMLASSIRNESSDLAYYETLQSALSKVTIYFNELEDGSGLGEAMQNYFDAWGDLANTAPDESDEALIKRATLVESASVLADKIQASYASLEEIKNESNLLVSDYVNEINNISENIAYLNKEIARIESGGDTANDFRDQRQVLLNRLAEISNMSVTERSNGQVAVYIGGNAIVDEATRFELKAEQADEDSDDVSIFWGTEGQSNKLVDITNAFTSGEIAGELYVRDELIQGYQDQLDELANVMITETNKIHSLGQGTNRLTQISSSNGVTNPTYTFSEPAGAFPIEIQAGTLRISIYDTEGNKVEDLDIVIDPAKDNLNSVIAKISAADGNPNGGMIQASMSSGNTIKFTSGSGYDFTFAEDTSNFLVASGTYGFFAGSDASTIAVSDIIMSNNSYIATSQTGAAGDNQNAAAIADLKDTNIMTSMDVTVDEFYAYFAASIGSDKATVDIYVTTKTQAMSELELKLEEVKGVSMDEEMTNLMKFQRAFEASSRFITVVDEMLEKLVNSLGTGGR
- the flgM gene encoding flagellar biosynthesis anti-sigma factor FlgM, with product MRIDDKFKQLDMNKLNDTAASKKKGAKSPSASESNGGDSVSLSNSAKNAASITEAVKSSPEVRTELVQELKAKIESGQYNVSGRDIAEKLVQTAVDDLF
- the flgN gene encoding flagellar export chaperone FlgN; this translates as MELVKDLIDILKSQEKLYQEMKHILECETECVVTWDANKTIELVKKKDTLAYKEKILDEAFRTGLKKIEKELGVEKLRVQDVPEEFAGEYHSELTEIRLKLITVVKEVARLNDSLKILYKTNMSLIEGVFGRLGLAGKNTYGINKGYGKGKTSTISKTG
- a CDS encoding rod-binding protein, producing MYIEALSSDLNYTKDQDKKLKKSCEEFEALFMAKVFSSMRETIQDGGLVKKSTGEEIFTEMLDAEVAKESSEGEGLGLSKMLYESMSKNLHANNGNNFPTGKNSAVNSQQFLELQRELNGTNVASTINEKL
- the flgG gene encoding flagellar basal-body rod protein FlgG, which codes for MFRTLWTAATGMTAQQTNIDTISNNLANVNNIGYKKSRAHFEDLIYQELKPAGAISAAGMTHPTGIQVGLGSKVAAIEKVHTQGSFQYTGVSLDIAVEGDGYFQFTLPSGEIAYTRNGSLKTDADGNLVNSNGYYLEPAVTVPDDVTDIAFGEDGTISVTLAGEEEAQEIGQIELSRFINPAGLKAIGKNLFMPTGASGNAVAGVPSEDGYGSITQNTLEMSNVSVVDEMVNMITGQRAYEINSKAVQTGDEMLQIVNNLKR
- the flgA gene encoding flagellar basal body P-ring formation chaperone FlgA, with protein sequence MLKPLLMGLIFVCTVLSVSANDVIVIDSECIMLEDIFPGIGIKDDIYCGLDYGEERTINRQMSMYIINKHDIVGAQPGEVTFRRKGTLLTEDRFKSDVQDLLSVMYGSMDIEIGSIRMGRDFYYSEKDGYNIDMPKGRFGNVSVSIDNGVRRYNYTINLKAFQDIYVTSSSIRKGEDVSGRVQKERYELSRVHGEPVKDPSGMIATKNLSSGRPLTLGDVMMKPDAFEGTTVLLVYRSGALNVTTSGELQEDAYIGKNVRVKNTASGKIVRGRYEQGRKVVVNAQ
- a CDS encoding flagellar basal body L-ring protein FlgH codes for the protein MKVRILLMMIATALVFTGCAKKPDFNNDALKNSYQKELEEYKKQQEARKPSPSLWMEASAKGSLFLDYKGRHVGDIIIINIVESTSASNSNSTSTSKSQSASSTLTNLMGLPANLGVTNLLGTGNALDLNNSLDSSSSFAGNGSKTKADTIQGTIAARVTDVLPSGNLVIEGHRELIVDNEKQTITLSGIVRQKDLDASNTVSSTSIADAKIAYSGQGMLSDSNKPGWLMTLFNWIMPF